A portion of the Candidatus Limnocylindrales bacterium genome contains these proteins:
- a CDS encoding GNAT family N-acetyltransferase: MAVHIREADLHSDRRLIIELLYRHLTRQSDGYRFDWLYLNNPFGQARVWIATDIQTRSAVGMVSAFPRRIYIRGREELGWVLGDFCIHEKYRSLGPALQLQRACFAAADSARVAFCYDFPSLSMTAIYQRLQIHPFGQMVRLARPLRVDRKVREMVKIPILAQGLSKAGNLLLRLYDPYPGVNPALTISFLDGKFGEEFSLLAQEVGSRYEVCLQRSAEYLNWRYLANPLGHYEVLTARQGEALLAYVIFAHTGEDAALVDLFGIQDHKVIKSLVNYAGVLLRKRGVITVSISLLASHPWVALLQDSGFKAREASPVVVYTSSLFTLEPMTFDPGNWFLIQGDRDS; the protein is encoded by the coding sequence ATGGCCGTTCATATTCGAGAAGCCGATCTTCATTCAGATCGTCGGTTAATCATTGAGTTACTCTACCGACATTTAACCAGACAGTCCGACGGTTATCGTTTTGACTGGCTTTATCTAAATAACCCATTTGGACAGGCTCGGGTCTGGATAGCTACCGATATACAGACCCGGTCGGCTGTAGGGATGGTAAGTGCTTTTCCCCGTCGTATTTATATAAGGGGACGTGAGGAATTGGGTTGGGTGTTGGGAGATTTTTGTATCCACGAAAAGTATCGCAGCCTGGGTCCTGCTCTACAGTTGCAACGGGCCTGTTTTGCGGCGGCTGATTCGGCAAGGGTTGCCTTCTGTTATGATTTTCCCAGTCTAAGTATGACGGCAATTTATCAACGACTTCAGATCCATCCCTTCGGTCAGATGGTTCGTTTGGCCAGACCCCTACGGGTGGATCGGAAAGTCAGGGAGATGGTAAAAATTCCCATACTGGCTCAAGGGTTAAGTAAAGCAGGTAATCTTTTACTGCGGCTCTACGACCCCTATCCCGGGGTCAACCCGGCCTTAACCATTTCGTTCCTGGATGGTAAGTTTGGCGAGGAATTCTCCCTGCTTGCTCAAGAGGTAGGAAGCAGGTATGAAGTGTGCCTTCAGCGTTCGGCAGAGTATCTTAACTGGCGATATCTGGCTAATCCCCTTGGTCATTATGAAGTGTTAACAGCCCGTCAGGGAGAGGCTCTGTTGGCCTATGTCATTTTTGCCCATACCGGTGAGGATGCTGCCCTGGTAGATTTGTTTGGGATTCAAGACCATAAAGTTATAAAGAGTTTAGTTAACTACGCAGGAGTTCTCTTGAGAAAACGAGGCGTAATAACTGTAAGTATCTCCCTGTTAGCGTCACATCCGTGGGTTGCTTTACTCCAAGATTCAGGCTTTAAAGCCCGGGAAGCAAGTCCGGTCGTGGTATATACCTCTTCCCTATTTACTTTAGAACCCATGACGTTCGATCCTGGAAATTGGTTTTTAATCCAGGGGGATCGTGACAGTTAA
- a CDS encoding polysaccharide deacetylase family protein, whose product MNRLSNHFQFRKDTRFAFPFIKKRQFRNFQILVYHRVNNEYDPFFPAVPTEIFEKQMEYLATHFRVCSLENVIEMAKKKDIPDNTVVITFDDGYKDNYWNAFPILKKLSLPATIFLATDYIGSGKVLWHDVVFAAFRETQEPFLAGYGINLKDYPLRTIEEKRFAHGQVLNFLRALEDHERSLWIQRLIEKLKVTGKKDATDLMLSWEEVRIMQQQGISFGSHTVTHPILSRLPADKVREEVLKSKKILEAQLGVPVRTFAYPSGRKQDFTEITKNILKEAGYGCAVTMIFGTNEHDQDLFELRRGMPWENHLPTFAVKLNWYKLYPN is encoded by the coding sequence ATGAATCGTTTAAGTAATCACTTTCAATTCAGGAAAGATACCCGATTTGCATTTCCTTTTATTAAAAAACGGCAGTTCAGAAACTTTCAGATCCTGGTTTATCATAGGGTAAATAACGAATATGATCCCTTTTTTCCGGCTGTTCCCACAGAAATTTTTGAAAAGCAAATGGAGTATCTGGCCACGCATTTTCGGGTATGCTCTTTGGAGAATGTAATTGAAATGGCTAAGAAAAAAGATATTCCCGATAATACCGTAGTTATCACCTTTGATGATGGCTATAAGGATAACTACTGGAATGCCTTTCCGATCCTTAAGAAACTGTCGCTGCCGGCCACCATCTTTTTAGCCACCGACTATATTGGTTCTGGAAAAGTTTTATGGCATGATGTGGTTTTCGCCGCTTTTCGAGAAACCCAAGAACCTTTTCTGGCAGGATATGGAATTAATTTAAAAGATTATCCCTTGAGAACCATCGAGGAAAAGCGTTTTGCCCATGGACAAGTCTTGAATTTTTTACGTGCCCTGGAGGATCATGAACGATCTTTGTGGATTCAACGTCTGATCGAAAAACTTAAGGTTACCGGTAAAAAAGATGCGACTGATCTTATGCTGAGCTGGGAAGAAGTAAGAATCATGCAGCAACAGGGAATATCTTTTGGATCCCATACGGTAACCCATCCTATTTTATCCAGATTGCCGGCTGATAAGGTCAGAGAAGAAGTCTTAAAATCAAAAAAAATCCTCGAAGCACAGTTGGGGGTACCTGTAAGAACCTTTGCTTATCCCAGTGGAAGAAAACAGGACTTTACAGAAATTACCAAAAATATCTTAAAAGAAGCCGGCTATGGGTGTGCCGTCACCATGATATTCGGTACCAATGAGCATGACCAGGATTTGTTCGAATTACGAAGGGGGATGCCCTGGGAGAACCACCTTCCTACCTTTGCCGTGAAGTTGAATTGGTATAAGCTTTACCCAAATTAG
- the asnB gene encoding asparagine synthase (glutamine-hydrolyzing) — translation MSGICGIVFNDKNNRLSQGDVLSLVQALKVSEQGDSFATTLESVGIGAQGFPGRLTGIAERELQGQPLVMAFHGTLYNLKDWVPAKNQSTEVISELLMLYTKKGMDFLQGLRGEFSLAIWDGRKEALYLATDRFRVHPLLYYQDSDKLVFASRMKGILACPFPIKRTIHPEAIVEVTGASIIPTPKTIFREVKKLPPGYFLTYQRGEVYLEPYWEIHFRLPSTAIESELAKELKTRFTEAVSVRLEVDGMSNQIGTFLSGGVDSSTVTGVLTQLIQHPVKSFSIGFEEQRFNEINYARIAARAFGAKHYEYFVSPRDAYDAIPILLEGFDEPYGNASAIPTYFCAKMAREQGVDILYAGDGGDELFAGNERYATQRLFEYYSMIPGGFREFLIKPLVFALADRWKWDLFLKGKKYIQRASIPYPARLSSYGFFQVIPLAELLEDSLLEAVGRDYDLSATVNSCYFQAPARSELDRQLYIDLKLAISDNDLFKVTRMTEAVGITVRFPFLDHILAEFAMRIPASVKMRGRQLRSFFKKAYSDLLPPETRAKKKHGFGLPIPVWLRTDKRLNEMMQDLVLSPRSIQRGYFKKRTLEKMVELHKTDETSFYGTALWNLMILELWHRKNIGS, via the coding sequence ATGAGTGGAATCTGCGGAATTGTTTTTAATGATAAAAATAACCGTTTGAGCCAAGGAGATGTATTATCCCTGGTTCAGGCGTTAAAAGTGTCGGAACAGGGGGATAGCTTTGCAACAACTTTAGAATCCGTAGGGATAGGAGCTCAAGGGTTTCCAGGACGTCTGACGGGAATAGCGGAAAGGGAGTTACAGGGTCAACCCCTTGTAATGGCTTTTCATGGAACCCTTTACAATCTAAAGGATTGGGTTCCTGCAAAGAACCAGAGTACTGAAGTTATTTCAGAATTACTGATGTTATATACAAAAAAAGGAATGGACTTTTTACAAGGGCTTCGTGGAGAGTTTTCCTTGGCTATCTGGGATGGCCGCAAAGAGGCTTTGTACCTGGCTACCGATCGCTTTCGGGTTCACCCCTTACTTTACTATCAGGATTCAGACAAGCTGGTCTTTGCCTCTCGAATGAAAGGGATCTTAGCCTGTCCTTTTCCTATAAAACGGACCATACATCCCGAAGCCATTGTAGAGGTAACCGGTGCTTCCATCATTCCGACTCCGAAGACGATTTTCCGAGAAGTAAAAAAGCTTCCCCCAGGCTACTTCCTGACCTATCAGAGAGGAGAAGTCTACTTAGAACCCTATTGGGAGATTCACTTTCGGCTTCCTTCCACAGCCATCGAATCAGAGCTGGCCAAAGAACTCAAAACCCGTTTTACAGAAGCCGTCTCTGTTCGTTTGGAGGTAGACGGAATGTCAAATCAGATTGGAACCTTTTTGAGTGGAGGGGTAGATAGTAGCACGGTCACGGGGGTCCTGACCCAACTGATTCAGCATCCGGTTAAGAGTTTTTCCATCGGATTTGAAGAGCAACGGTTTAATGAAATCAATTATGCCCGGATTGCGGCCAGGGCCTTTGGAGCCAAACATTATGAATATTTTGTATCCCCTCGGGATGCTTACGATGCGATTCCCATTCTGCTGGAAGGATTTGATGAACCCTATGGCAATGCCTCTGCCATCCCAACCTACTTTTGTGCTAAAATGGCTCGGGAACAGGGAGTTGATATCCTGTATGCCGGAGATGGAGGAGATGAGCTCTTTGCCGGAAATGAGCGCTATGCCACCCAACGCCTCTTCGAGTACTATTCTATGATTCCAGGAGGGTTCCGGGAATTCCTGATAAAACCGCTGGTCTTCGCATTGGCCGATAGATGGAAGTGGGATCTTTTTTTAAAAGGAAAAAAGTATATTCAACGGGCCAGTATCCCTTACCCGGCCCGCCTCTCCTCCTATGGATTTTTCCAGGTTATTCCGTTGGCAGAACTGCTGGAAGATAGCCTGCTGGAAGCGGTTGGAAGAGATTATGATCTTTCAGCAACCGTTAACTCCTGTTATTTTCAGGCACCTGCACGAAGTGAGCTGGATCGCCAACTCTATATCGATTTGAAATTGGCCATCTCCGATAACGATCTTTTTAAGGTCACGCGAATGACGGAAGCCGTTGGAATAACCGTACGTTTTCCCTTCCTGGATCATATTCTGGCCGAATTTGCCATGAGGATCCCTGCCTCTGTCAAAATGCGGGGAAGACAACTTCGATCTTTCTTTAAGAAAGCTTATTCGGATTTGCTTCCTCCAGAAACCCGGGCCAAGAAAAAACATGGCTTTGGACTTCCTATTCCTGTTTGGCTCCGAACAGATAAGAGACTTAATGAGATGATGCAGGACCTGGTCCTGAGTCCCCGAAGCATCCAGCGAGGTTATTTTAAGAAAAGAACTTTGGAAAAGATGGTCGAACTCCATAAAACCGATGAAACCTCTTTTTATGGAACGGCTCTCTGGAATTTAATGATCCTGGAGTTATGGCATCGAAAAAACATAGGGTCATGA
- a CDS encoding tetratricopeptide repeat protein, which yields MSKTFLTKISILSLVEILVIVLSGFPLVQAQGIRSDRNATGTLINQDYYTANFYPEVKGLLNLVERFHLDEKVFSNIRTGYFGPAITDLEYTLEKFPNHPVALQLLGSVAKLTNAPTLGIVYYKKALSLYPQYAFTHAQYGSYLVDIGKIEEGIAELKQAIKMDPKLAPAYAWLSKAYYKSGNMELGRQAEQQAKELGYRADMPVKTQSIKIQSEDIQSLKIQPEGTSSEKTKPEEGKKGKPDQKKKSEQQN from the coding sequence ATGAGTAAAACTTTCCTTACAAAGATTTCTATCCTCTCCCTGGTGGAGATACTCGTTATTGTCCTCTCGGGTTTCCCTTTGGTTCAAGCCCAGGGGATAAGGAGTGATCGTAACGCCACCGGAACTTTGATAAATCAGGATTATTACACCGCTAATTTCTATCCTGAAGTCAAAGGTCTGCTTAATTTAGTTGAGCGTTTTCATCTCGATGAGAAGGTCTTTAGTAATATTCGCACGGGATATTTTGGACCTGCAATTACAGATCTTGAATATACCTTGGAAAAATTTCCTAATCATCCGGTTGCACTCCAACTTCTAGGATCTGTAGCTAAATTAACTAATGCTCCGACCTTGGGCATTGTCTATTACAAAAAGGCACTTAGCTTATATCCGCAATATGCTTTTACCCATGCTCAGTATGGATCGTACCTGGTAGATATTGGCAAAATTGAGGAGGGGATAGCCGAATTGAAACAGGCCATAAAAATGGACCCAAAGCTGGCGCCGGCCTATGCGTGGTTATCCAAAGCCTACTATAAAAGTGGTAATATGGAACTGGGCCGTCAGGCTGAGCAGCAGGCCAAAGAGCTGGGCTATAGAGCCGATATGCCGGTGAAAACTCAGTCCATAAAGATCCAGTCAGAAGACATTCAATCTCTGAAAATTCAACCGGAGGGAACTTCATCCGAGAAAACCAAACCCGAAGAAGGTAAAAAGGGTAAACCGGATCAAAAGAAAAAGTCCGAACAACAGAATTGA
- a CDS encoding MOP flippase family protein has product MGLKTKTINAFLWVSSAKIVNQLVSWLVTVLLARLLLPSDFGLIGMAWIFIGFLDLMNELGVGAAIIQKKNLDEDDLNSTFWISVLSGLFFYLTAFLLAPGVAIFFNNDKLTSVLRVLSLVFIIGALKTIPFNLLTKELAFAKRSIAEFLSVLIGGIFSATLALLGGGVWSIVYGTLLQNLILSALAFYFAPWKPKPVFLLEKVKQLLSFGVSIAGSRVLWYFYTSSDSLIIGKFLGDKLLGFYAMAFQLSTMPVQKITAVVNQVTFSVFSKLQDDKENLRVYFLKITRFISLITFPCSVGLFLVSESLIKVILTEKWLPILTPFRILCLMGLLKSVDAIIPSLLMAKGKPQILFKYTFLCFIFLPLSFLIGARYSIAGVAFVWISVYPLLSIYLFKQGLTELDLSVAHYMQSLFPAIFTSAGMVLVVLIFQLADKTLYNRSAHFTLIGSCILGVTSYLTFLLWFHKSIIEEVRDIYDSLRWTGSQPKL; this is encoded by the coding sequence ATGGGTTTAAAAACTAAGACCATAAACGCCTTTCTGTGGGTATCTTCAGCCAAAATTGTTAATCAACTGGTTTCATGGCTGGTTACGGTTCTTCTTGCCCGTCTTTTGCTACCCAGTGATTTTGGATTAATCGGGATGGCCTGGATCTTCATAGGATTTTTAGACTTAATGAACGAACTGGGCGTTGGCGCGGCTATTATTCAGAAGAAAAATCTGGATGAAGATGATTTGAACAGTACTTTTTGGATTTCTGTTCTTTCAGGTCTGTTCTTTTACTTAACGGCCTTTCTTTTGGCACCTGGGGTTGCCATCTTTTTTAATAATGATAAATTAACTTCCGTTTTACGGGTATTGTCCCTGGTCTTTATTATCGGCGCCCTTAAAACTATTCCTTTCAACTTGCTTACCAAAGAATTAGCCTTTGCTAAAAGATCCATCGCAGAATTCTTATCCGTGCTGATAGGAGGGATTTTCTCGGCTACCTTAGCTCTCTTAGGAGGGGGTGTATGGAGCATTGTATACGGAACTCTTTTACAAAATTTGATTCTAAGTGCTCTAGCCTTTTATTTCGCTCCTTGGAAGCCAAAACCTGTCTTTCTTTTGGAGAAAGTTAAACAGTTATTAAGCTTTGGGGTCTCTATCGCAGGCTCTCGCGTGCTCTGGTATTTTTATACCAGTTCGGATTCTCTGATCATCGGTAAGTTTTTAGGAGATAAGCTTCTAGGGTTCTATGCTATGGCGTTTCAATTGTCTACCATGCCGGTTCAGAAGATAACCGCCGTCGTTAATCAGGTCACCTTCTCAGTTTTTTCTAAACTTCAAGATGATAAGGAAAATTTGAGAGTTTATTTCTTAAAAATCACCCGGTTTATTTCTTTAATAACCTTTCCCTGCTCCGTGGGCCTGTTTTTGGTGTCGGAGAGTTTAATCAAAGTAATTTTAACGGAAAAATGGTTACCCATCCTGACCCCCTTTAGGATCTTGTGCCTTATGGGATTACTAAAATCTGTAGATGCCATCATTCCGTCTCTTCTCATGGCAAAGGGTAAACCTCAGATTTTATTTAAGTACACCTTCCTTTGTTTCATTTTCTTACCCCTTTCATTTTTAATCGGAGCCAGATATAGTATCGCAGGAGTTGCCTTTGTATGGATAAGCGTATATCCCCTCTTATCCATCTATCTATTCAAACAGGGATTGACTGAGCTGGATCTCTCTGTGGCCCATTATATGCAAAGTTTATTTCCGGCCATCTTTACTTCCGCAGGGATGGTCCTGGTAGTTTTAATTTTCCAGTTGGCTGATAAAACCCTTTACAATAGAAGTGCCCATTTTACCCTGATCGGAAGTTGTATACTGGGAGTCACAAGTTATTTGACTTTTCTTCTCTGGTTTCATAAGTCTATTATAGAGGAAGTTCGCGATATTTATGATTCCCTGAGATGGACCGGTTCGCAACCTAAACTCTAA